The genomic DNA CAAGAGAATTAGCATTAACAAAAATATGGAGAGATGATAATTATTTTACATCTAGAAGTATGGACGTATATATTGCAAAATTGCGTAAATACTTAAAAGTAGATGATAAAGTAGAGATTTTAAATATCCACGGAGAAGGCTTTAGATTAGTAGATAAAATCTAAATTTAAAATACTTCCCTAATAAAATAACTCAGTTCGTAAAACAAGCTGAGTTTTTTGTATTTTTATGGGATGGCAGAATTCATTAAAATATATAACGAAAATCCCAATCCTAAAGAAATAGCCAAAGTTGTAAAAGTTTTACAAGCTGGCGGTTTGGTTATTTATCCAACAGATACTGTCTATGGTTTAGGTTGCGATATTACAAAAACTAAAGCTTTAGAAAAAATTGCAAGAATAAAAGGTATCAATTTAGAGAAAGCAAACTTCTCATTTATTTGCAACGATTTAAGTCATCTTTCAGATTATGTAAAGCAAATAGATTCCGCGACTTTTAAAATTTTAAAAAGAGCATTGCCAGGACCTTATACGTTTATTCTTCCTGGTAGTAATAATCTGCCAAAAGTATTCAAAAAGAAAAAAACGGTAGGAATTAGAATTCCAGATAACAATATTATAAGAACTTTAGTTGCAGAACTGGGCAACCCAATAATGTCGACTTCTATTAGAGATGATGATGATGTTTTAGAATATACTACAGATCCTGAATTAATTTTTGAAAAATGGCAAAATTTAGTTGATCTTGTAATTGACGGTGGTTCTGGAGATAATGAACCTTCTACAGTAATCGATTTAACAGATGAACCAACAGTAGTTAGACAAGGAAAAGGAAGTTTAGATATTTTGTAGAATTAGTTTCGAAGTTGAAAACTAATCAGCTCTAGTGATTTTTTGAAAGATAAAAAAAAGTATCGTAAACTAATTAAAATTACTAAGTTTAAAAAAAGCTAATTACTTTAAATTCTTAAATTTCTTTCTACCTAAAACAAAATATTGCCAAACAATGCTAGTATGTAAATTGTAATCTTGTTTTTTTTGAAGTTTTTTTCGTTTTCCTAAGAATTTAAAAAAGTTTTTATAAAAACTAATATGTGCTTTTAAAATTGCAAGTGTATGAACTGGTCTTAATTCAATTAGAAACTTTATACCCGCAATTCCGTCTAAAATTAAACGAGAAAATATAACGAACAAAAACCATTTTTTAGGAACGTTTTTAACTACATTTAATAAACTATTTCTAAAATTCAAATAGGTTTTATGCGGATTTGTTTCCTGTAGCGTTGCGCCACCAACATGAAAAACAGTAGAAGTACCAACATATTTTACCTTGTAACCTATGTTTTGGGTTCTCCAACATAAATCAATCTCTTCTTGATGCGCAAAGTAATCTTCATCTAAACCACCTAATTGATGATAGACTTTAGAACGAATAAATAAACAAGCACCAGTAGCCCAGAAAATTTCAGAAATATCGTTAAACTGCCCATTATCGGTTT from Polaribacter sp. ALD11 includes the following:
- a CDS encoding L-threonylcarbamoyladenylate synthase; the protein is MAEFIKIYNENPNPKEIAKVVKVLQAGGLVIYPTDTVYGLGCDITKTKALEKIARIKGINLEKANFSFICNDLSHLSDYVKQIDSATFKILKRALPGPYTFILPGSNNLPKVFKKKKTVGIRIPDNNIIRTLVAELGNPIMSTSIRDDDDVLEYTTDPELIFEKWQNLVDLVIDGGSGDNEPSTVIDLTDEPTVVRQGKGSLDIL
- a CDS encoding glycosyltransferase family 2 protein, yielding MKTAIIILNWNGQKLLEQFLPSVVNFSSELAEIYIADNASTDTSIKYVKEFYPSIKIIENTTNEGYAKGYNDALANVDADIYCLLNSDVEVTKDWLQPLLEVFKREEKTAIIQPKLLDYKDKNKFEYAGAAGGFLDLYGYPYCRGRIFNNLETDNGQFNDISEIFWATGACLFIRSKVYHQLGGLDEDYFAHQEEIDLCWRTQNIGYKVKYVGTSTVFHVGGATLQETNPHKTYLNFRNSLLNVVKNVPKKWFLFVIFSRLILDGIAGIKFLIELRPVHTLAILKAHISFYKNFFKFLGKRKKLQKKQDYNLHTSIVWQYFVLGRKKFKNLK